In one Natrarchaeobius halalkaliphilus genomic region, the following are encoded:
- a CDS encoding aromatic ring-hydroxylating oxygenase subunit alpha, with amino-acid sequence MAESTTQSSIPRDVRDVVEDVGRVTETGEIPSRIHNDRDIHEAELERVIGETWVFVGHVSEIPEPGDYAKRYIGDSPFIFVRDETGEIRVLFDSCQHRGTTVVRAEQGNTSHFRCPYHNWTYKNTGELVGVPYKDQCYQELDMCEHALESAPQVDSYRGLVFATISADAPPLSEYLGDFTWYLDLNLGFLEEGFEVVGEPIRWEIDTNWKIGADNFTGDSYHTLATHKSAMDLDIFPPELSATGSDRAPADVTNCSGHSCMLAYLEDGTLTGGYPSEVFSVDGLSSDQFEIARGLVSSVGTVFPNLSFLQMNLNADPDDREVTAFLNLRKWQPIGPKTTQLWNWILVPKTASEEFKQRAYDTGIATFSVSGSFEVDDFAVWDGIAEAAGSTYVTKHRSTSNFQMGIEGMGEATNISEEWPGPGEVYDTNLEDGTMRTFYRSWYRAMTGSRIDPDREDDR; translated from the coding sequence ATGGCTGAGAGTACCACGCAATCATCTATACCTCGAGACGTCCGCGACGTCGTCGAGGACGTCGGCAGGGTAACGGAAACCGGTGAGATCCCGTCTCGAATACACAACGACCGGGACATTCACGAAGCGGAACTCGAGAGAGTGATCGGTGAAACGTGGGTGTTCGTCGGTCACGTTTCCGAGATCCCGGAACCGGGCGACTACGCGAAGCGATACATCGGTGACAGCCCCTTCATCTTCGTCCGCGACGAGACCGGTGAGATTCGGGTTCTCTTCGATTCGTGTCAACACCGTGGAACGACCGTCGTCCGGGCCGAACAGGGCAACACCAGTCACTTCCGTTGTCCCTACCACAACTGGACGTACAAGAACACCGGCGAGCTGGTCGGCGTTCCGTACAAAGACCAGTGTTACCAGGAACTCGACATGTGCGAACACGCCCTCGAGTCCGCACCGCAAGTCGACAGCTACCGCGGGCTCGTCTTCGCGACCATCTCGGCGGACGCCCCGCCGCTTTCGGAGTACCTCGGAGATTTCACCTGGTATCTGGATCTCAACCTCGGATTCCTCGAGGAGGGTTTCGAGGTCGTCGGTGAGCCGATCAGGTGGGAGATCGACACGAACTGGAAGATCGGTGCCGACAACTTCACCGGCGATTCCTACCACACGCTCGCCACCCACAAGTCGGCGATGGATCTCGACATCTTTCCGCCGGAACTGTCCGCCACCGGATCCGACCGCGCACCGGCGGACGTGACGAACTGTAGCGGCCACTCGTGTATGCTCGCGTACCTGGAAGACGGCACGCTCACCGGCGGATATCCGTCGGAGGTCTTTTCGGTCGACGGGCTGTCGTCCGATCAGTTCGAGATCGCCAGAGGACTCGTCTCGAGCGTCGGAACGGTCTTTCCGAACCTCTCGTTCCTGCAAATGAATCTGAACGCCGATCCGGACGACCGAGAGGTGACCGCCTTTCTCAACCTCCGGAAGTGGCAACCGATCGGACCGAAAACGACCCAGCTGTGGAACTGGATACTGGTTCCGAAAACCGCCTCCGAGGAGTTCAAACAGCGAGCCTACGATACCGGGATTGCAACGTTCAGCGTCTCCGGAAGCTTCGAGGTGGACGATTTCGCGGTGTGGGACGGCATCGCCGAAGCGGCCGGAAGCACGTACGTCACGAAGCACCGCTCGACGTCGAACTTCCAGATGGGAATCGAGGGGATGGGCGAAGCGACGAACATCTCGGAGGAGTGGCCCGGCCCTGGCGAAGTGTACGATACGAACCTCGAGGACGGGACGATGCGGACGTTTTACCGGAGCTGGTACCGGGCGATGACCGGATCACGAATCGACCCCGACCGGGAGGACGATCGATGA
- a CDS encoding DUF5799 family protein, with amino-acid sequence MSEPSWTDQIVGERMTVDQEFSTHIQDSQFSNQEWSLIMTATTFEIEQPDDPEQARMVANTDQVDQVIPELENIQSSMGAMGAEGGSQPSSSGGGIVDSIKGALGFSGTTDSGSDEAKLEAAEDLTQKYAAELQSHLESNGRWESVREAASPEE; translated from the coding sequence ATGAGCGAACCATCGTGGACCGACCAGATCGTCGGTGAGCGAATGACGGTCGACCAGGAGTTTTCAACGCACATTCAGGACTCGCAGTTTTCGAACCAGGAGTGGAGTTTGATCATGACGGCGACGACGTTCGAGATCGAACAGCCCGACGATCCCGAGCAGGCGCGAATGGTCGCCAACACGGATCAGGTCGACCAGGTCATCCCCGAACTCGAGAACATCCAGTCGAGTATGGGTGCGATGGGTGCCGAAGGCGGATCGCAGCCGAGTTCGTCCGGCGGTGGGATCGTCGACTCGATCAAGGGGGCACTCGGATTCAGCGGCACAACCGATAGCGGTAGCGACGAGGCGAAACTCGAGGCTGCAGAGGATCTCACCCAGAAGTACGCCGCTGAACTCCAGAGTCATCTCGAGTCGAACGGGCGCTGGGAGTCGGTCCGGGAAGCCGCTTCACCCGAAGAGTAA
- a CDS encoding OsmC family protein: MSKQSTTVSEEGFSATNEVRDFETLIDATGEDAPDTLEMLLSTYATCYVPALRVGGQQRGVDELGRVEIESSGELNDDDKLESVSFDISFEADVDDETAEKIVERANELCKVHDALKTQLHAETSVETGAF; encoded by the coding sequence ATGTCGAAACAGTCCACCACCGTCTCCGAGGAGGGGTTCAGTGCGACGAACGAGGTTCGGGACTTCGAGACGCTCATCGATGCGACCGGCGAGGACGCACCCGACACGCTCGAGATGCTTCTTTCGACCTACGCGACCTGTTACGTACCCGCCCTGCGGGTCGGCGGACAACAGCGTGGCGTCGACGAACTCGGTCGAGTCGAAATCGAGTCCTCGGGCGAACTCAACGACGACGACAAACTCGAGTCCGTCTCGTTCGATATCAGTTTCGAGGCCGACGTCGACGACGAGACGGCCGAGAAAATCGTCGAGCGGGCGAACGAACTCTGCAAGGTTCACGACGCGCTCAAAACGCAGCTCCACGCGGAGACGAGCGTCGAAACCGGCGCGTTCTGA
- a CDS encoding gamma carbonic anhydrase family protein, whose translation MLRSFEGTEPQVAEAAYVDEAAVVIGDVVVEPDASIWPNATIRGDHGTIVIGEAANVQDNAVLHEDAELGSRSTVGHSAIVHGATVAEGALVGMNAVVLDGSHVGEGAIVAAGSVVTEGTEIPPSTLVAGTPAEPKGEIDDPRLEATADRYASLATRYAESSERVD comes from the coding sequence ATGCTTCGTTCGTTCGAGGGGACCGAACCGCAGGTTGCTGAGGCTGCGTACGTCGACGAGGCGGCGGTCGTGATCGGTGACGTCGTCGTCGAACCCGATGCGAGTATCTGGCCGAACGCCACGATCCGCGGCGATCACGGAACGATCGTCATCGGAGAAGCGGCGAACGTTCAGGACAACGCCGTTCTCCACGAGGACGCCGAACTCGGTTCGCGATCGACGGTCGGCCACAGCGCAATCGTTCACGGCGCGACCGTTGCCGAGGGAGCGTTGGTCGGCATGAACGCGGTCGTCCTCGACGGCAGTCACGTCGGTGAGGGTGCCATCGTCGCGGCAGGAAGCGTCGTCACGGAGGGGACCGAGATTCCGCCGTCGACGCTCGTCGCCGGAACGCCCGCGGAGCCGAAAGGCGAGATCGACGATCCGCGTCTCGAGGCGACGGCCGACCGCTACGCATCGCTCGCGACGCGGTACGCCGAATCCTCGGAGCGAGTGGATTGA
- a CDS encoding aromatic-ring-hydroxylating dioxygenase subunit beta gives MNDDLVLTLECRQFLVNEAELLDDQRLHEWLDLLTDDVEYRVPRRVMRERGAEAAEFSDEGFLFRDDKGTLRTRVERYDKEYAWAENPPSRTRRIVGNVRVVEQTADDVTVKSNSIVYRSQGDESDHDLIAGERVDVLRRADEGFRLARRTVHLDQTVLATRNLSIFL, from the coding sequence ATGAACGACGACCTCGTTCTCACGCTGGAGTGTCGGCAGTTCCTGGTGAACGAGGCCGAACTCCTGGACGATCAGCGTCTCCACGAGTGGCTCGACCTCCTGACGGACGATGTCGAGTACCGCGTCCCCCGTCGAGTGATGAGAGAACGTGGCGCGGAGGCCGCGGAGTTCAGCGACGAAGGATTCCTCTTTCGCGACGATAAGGGGACGTTACGGACCAGAGTGGAACGGTACGACAAGGAGTACGCCTGGGCGGAAAATCCACCGTCACGAACGCGGCGAATCGTCGGCAACGTGCGGGTGGTCGAGCAAACGGCCGACGACGTGACCGTCAAGAGCAATAGTATCGTCTATCGGAGCCAGGGCGACGAAAGCGATCACGATCTCATCGCCGGCGAGCGAGTGGACGTTCTCCGTCGGGCCGACGAGGGGTTTCGATTGGCACGCCGAACCGTTCACCTGGATCAGACGGTACTCGCGACCAGAAACCTCTCTATCTTTTTGTAA